The sequence below is a genomic window from Neomicrococcus aestuarii.
ACTTCGCCGCAGGAGATCCACGGATTGATGTCACAACTGGTGATGTGGTTGGGATCCCTCAGAGCCTCGAGTTTCTCGAGTGCCAGGACTCCGGAAGCGATCCAGCCGACGACACCCGTGATGACCATCAGCAGGCCAAAGGGCCTGTTACGCGTGATGGAGGGGACATCCGGAACTGCCGCATCGGCGTTCTGAAGCCCACCCGTGGGAGCCGAATATTGTTCCGTTGTTGGCGCCATGAATTTGCAGTCCTTGGGTCGGGGTCACTGGGAGGATTGTATAGGGAGTGCCGTCGGGTGGCACCCCCCTGGTGGTGGCTGCTGAACCCAACCGCCAGCGCCTTGTCCGACGCCGACGTAATCGGGGTGCCGGTTTGAGCCTGACCGTCATCCTGTTGGTCAAAGCGGCGACGGGTTAACCGGGTATGCCGAACGCCGGCTGGGAGGACACCCGGCTGTCAAGCATGCTCCCGGGCGGCGCGGTTCATGACCCCACACCAGGCGCGTCTCCGCCTCCTTGTTCCGGATGTTGTTGCCGGGCGGTGAGGCCCGCGTGGCTGTCCACCAGTGCTTCCTCCGCATCGGAGTCCTCCATCTCACCTGCGGCGCACAAGGGCTTGGCCCGGCCGGACAAGCGTGCATGCAGGGACGCCGTAGCGGCATCGAGCTGCTTCTGGAAGAACACTTAGCTGATGGCAAAGGAACGCAAACGGTGAAACTACCATGGAAGCCATCGTCCGGGATTGCGGGCGTACGGCACCCCAACGCACCGGATCCGGGTACAGGGACTACGACAGTTCCTTCCTGGGAAGATTGACCTTCATCCGGTCAGCTCAAAGCCTGGGCATCACGCTGGATGAAATCAGGGAAATTCTCCTGTTCAGCGAGCGTGGTGAAGCGCCGTGCTCATACGTTCGGAGCGTCCTTACGAGTCAGCTGGACGGGATTGACGCGCGAATCCGGGAGCTGGAACTTCTACGGGACCAGCTAACGGAAATCGTCTCCGGCGCCGAAGACCTTCCCCCTGCGGCTGCTGATTGCACGTGCAGTTTGATTGAGCACGTGCGACTGAAGACCGGGCACACCGCCAAAGCTTCACCTGGCGGCTTCGCCGCAGACCAGCTCAGCTGAGGAGCCCTTCGCCTGTTTCGAAGCAGGCTTCGGCCGTTTGCAGTCAGACCGAAGCGACATTCCCAACCCCCGCTAACAGGAAGCTCTAAACCTTGCTCGCTGGAAGGCCACC
It includes:
- a CDS encoding MerR family DNA-binding protein, whose amino-acid sequence is MEAIVRDCGRTAPQRTGSGYRDYDSSFLGRLTFIRSAQSLGITLDEIREILLFSERGEAPCSYVRSVLTSQLDGIDARIRELELLRDQLTEIVSGAEDLPPAAADCTCSLIEHVRLKTGHTAKASPGGFAADQLS